One Nostoc punctiforme PCC 73102 DNA window includes the following coding sequences:
- a CDS encoding mechanosensitive ion channel family protein: MRFQFLALALPAVGIASSMAIAVVPVAKATAQIPLLPQLQTPSSVSSDSNDRLVTGWIYLDGRRLFQIAASKANFPERSEDIQKKLEKISQNYIQSPAKTAVKVEVRKVNDLPVIYVNDQYLMTITSEDAGLREVDISTSANQIAESLQEDLQQAKQERQTQFLINQGKIAAGTGLAMIIMSWGIYSWQRRSKKDSVQPIASQPLRWPLNAPISPAAAQPITTQLNQQQHRHIQEVKRRLFQLTQAGIWGGGSFFILGLFPYTRPFQLGILTAAQFPLRLGVVLLVTYVAIRLIYALIDRFTTTLISSGALLTPESSERLQLRVSTFSGVTKSIATGLCVGVGFLLALVSLGIDIVPLLAGASLVGVAVSLASQNLIKDAINGFLIILEDQYALGDVINVGDVGGLVENLNLRMTQLRDSEGRLITIPNSEIKVVANLSSRWSRADLTIPIAYQADTEHALKLIETVAFEMNQEMQWQRQILEPPQVLGIDQFGDRGLIIRVWFKTQPLKQWDVAREFRRRLKVALDKAGISISVPQQAIWVNDDQLLNFQGNGKSH, from the coding sequence GTGCGTTTTCAATTTTTGGCGTTGGCTTTGCCCGCCGTAGGCATCGCCAGTTCAATGGCTATAGCCGTTGTACCTGTAGCAAAAGCCACAGCCCAGATTCCATTGTTACCTCAATTACAAACTCCCAGCAGTGTCAGTAGTGATTCAAACGATCGGCTTGTCACAGGCTGGATTTATTTAGATGGTCGGCGGTTATTTCAGATCGCAGCATCAAAAGCCAACTTTCCTGAGCGTTCAGAAGATATCCAAAAGAAGTTGGAGAAAATAAGCCAAAACTACATTCAGTCACCAGCAAAAACAGCAGTCAAGGTAGAAGTTCGTAAAGTAAACGACTTACCAGTAATTTATGTCAACGATCAATACCTGATGACGATCACTTCTGAGGATGCTGGATTGCGAGAGGTAGATATATCGACATCGGCAAATCAAATCGCGGAATCGTTACAAGAAGACTTGCAACAAGCAAAGCAAGAAAGACAAACTCAATTTTTAATCAACCAAGGTAAAATTGCTGCGGGCACAGGACTAGCAATGATTATCATGAGTTGGGGGATATATAGTTGGCAGCGCCGTTCCAAAAAAGATTCAGTACAACCCATTGCCTCTCAACCTCTTAGATGGCCCCTAAACGCCCCAATTTCACCAGCAGCAGCCCAACCAATTACAACACAACTAAATCAACAGCAACATCGGCATATCCAAGAAGTCAAAAGACGATTGTTTCAGCTAACTCAAGCTGGAATTTGGGGTGGTGGAAGTTTCTTTATCTTGGGTCTATTTCCCTACACACGACCATTTCAGCTAGGGATTCTCACAGCTGCCCAATTTCCTTTGCGATTAGGTGTTGTGTTGCTGGTAACTTACGTAGCGATCCGTCTCATCTACGCCCTTATTGATCGCTTCACCACCACTCTAATTAGCAGTGGTGCTTTACTGACTCCAGAAAGTTCTGAACGGCTGCAACTGCGAGTTTCCACATTTTCTGGCGTGACTAAAAGCATCGCTACTGGTCTCTGCGTAGGAGTAGGCTTTTTGCTAGCGCTGGTGTCATTGGGGATAGATATCGTTCCCTTGCTAGCGGGTGCGAGTTTGGTTGGTGTTGCCGTGTCTTTAGCTTCGCAAAACCTAATTAAAGATGCGATTAATGGTTTCCTGATTATTCTAGAAGACCAGTATGCTTTAGGCGATGTGATTAATGTGGGAGACGTAGGAGGCTTAGTAGAAAATCTGAATTTGCGGATGACCCAACTGCGGGATTCTGAAGGGCGCTTGATCACGATTCCCAATAGTGAAATTAAAGTTGTTGCCAATCTTTCTAGTCGTTGGTCACGAGCCGATTTAACGATTCCCATTGCCTACCAAGCCGATACAGAACACGCTTTGAAGTTGATTGAAACAGTTGCTTTCGAGATGAATCAAGAAATGCAATGGCAGCGTCAAATTTTGGAACCGCCCCAAGTTTTGGGAATAGATCAATTTGGTGATCGCGGTTTGATTATTCGTGTATGGTTTAAAACACAGCCCCTGAAGCAATGGGATGTAGCACGGGAGTTCCGCCGTCGCCTGAAAGTCGCCCTAGACAAAGCCGGAATTTCTATTTCTGTACCTCAACAAGCGATTTGGGTCAATGACGATCAGTTGTTAAATTTTCAAGGTAATGGCAAATCTCATTAG
- a CDS encoding efflux RND transporter permease subunit gives MFVNTFIKRPVLTTVCTFIILLLGSICIPILPISQLPDLAPVQITVSSNNIGADAQTTENTVTNIIERQINGVKDVSYISSNTGNDGSSNITVSFPTNVNSDIAQVNVQNKEALASPQLPDTVQRTGVTVETASSSLLLVYGFYSENNEYDNIFISNYVDLYILDQIKRLPGVGSARVFGERKYAMRLWLDPNKLAQHQLTPQDVTTALQQQNIQVGAGAIGKEPAPDNQSFEFALRATSRFKDAAEFEDMVLKVSQGGTNSTSNSATNSTLVKVRDVGRVELGAENYLADAKFTIPGNAPKAAVGLGIYQLPGSNALDVAHAVEERIVALEKSFPPGLKAQLAFDTTPFVEISLEEVLHTLVEAIILVVLVIFVFLQDWRTTIIPTVAIPVSLIGTCAALLVLGFQINTLTLFGFVLAIGIVVDDAIIVVEAVAVKLEQGMRPFEAAVEAMKELTGAIIATSLVLMAVFIPVAFIPGTTGIVYKQFALTVACSIAISTFNALTFSPSMAAILMRPAQTARGPLGWFFTQFNRGFSWFTRRYVGFVSYLTHVKPIVVGVFITGLVATVLMYRAVPTGFIPEEDQGYFFVIVQGPDGVSLKYTESVMDRVVKEVTSAPEVRASFMISGFGFDGNASNLGIAFANLKPWKERAKESQSVYGILQRLNKKLSAITEARAIAVNAPPVRGLSSTGGFEFIIQDRTGSAPIETLVETAKKFIAAANKKPVLQRVFTQFTADTPQFDIQVNRNQAKALNVEINDIFGALQTYLGSQYVNNFVQGQRQYRVYVQADGVFRSNPDDIGKLYVRSANGAMIPLSSLVKVTPFVGPKTISHYNLYRSIKVQGAPAPGASSGEAIKAMEQVAAEMLPQGFGYEWTGTYLQEKTSGGATGLIFALAIVIVFLVLAAQYESYVDPIIILLTVPLAVLGAMTAIWLRSNIFMAGSLFPKVVDDIYCQVGLVTLIGLAAKNAILVVEFANQLHEQGMSYTRAAVKAGQERLRPILMTSFAALLGFLPLVISQGAGASSRWSLGTALFGGLLLSTFLSLFLVPILYILVKTLAQAIFSRKRSGGSKPPDYPNKASGSEHGALPAGLTKPETQLRSQQDGIT, from the coding sequence ATGTTTGTCAACACCTTTATCAAACGTCCAGTCTTAACTACAGTCTGTACGTTTATCATCTTGCTGCTGGGAAGCATTTGTATTCCCATCCTGCCAATTTCTCAGCTACCGGATCTCGCTCCGGTGCAAATCACCGTTAGCTCTAACAATATTGGTGCGGATGCTCAAACAACAGAAAACACTGTCACCAACATTATCGAGCGACAAATTAATGGTGTTAAAGATGTATCTTATATATCTTCTAACACGGGTAATGATGGTTCTAGCAATATAACTGTCTCCTTCCCAACTAATGTTAATAGCGATATTGCTCAAGTAAACGTTCAAAATAAAGAAGCACTTGCTTCACCTCAATTGCCAGATACTGTTCAAAGAACAGGTGTCACCGTTGAAACGGCATCAAGCAGTCTCCTTCTGGTTTATGGGTTTTACTCAGAAAATAATGAGTATGACAACATTTTTATCAGTAATTATGTCGATCTGTATATTCTCGATCAGATCAAACGACTTCCTGGTGTAGGAAGTGCCAGGGTTTTTGGGGAACGCAAATATGCCATGCGTCTTTGGCTCGATCCCAACAAGCTTGCCCAACATCAACTAACTCCTCAAGATGTGACAACTGCCCTGCAACAACAAAATATTCAGGTGGGTGCAGGGGCGATTGGTAAGGAACCAGCACCAGATAATCAAAGCTTTGAATTTGCTTTACGGGCAACCAGTCGATTTAAAGATGCGGCTGAATTTGAAGATATGGTGCTGAAGGTGAGTCAAGGTGGCACTAATAGTACTAGCAATAGCGCTACGAATAGCACCCTAGTTAAAGTCAGAGATGTCGGTCGAGTTGAACTAGGAGCAGAAAACTATCTTGCTGATGCCAAATTTACCATCCCAGGAAATGCTCCCAAGGCAGCCGTGGGTTTGGGGATATATCAACTTCCGGGTAGTAATGCCTTAGACGTTGCTCATGCTGTTGAAGAGCGGATCGTAGCGCTGGAGAAGAGTTTTCCACCTGGACTAAAAGCACAGTTGGCATTTGATACCACGCCATTTGTGGAAATTTCTTTAGAAGAAGTTCTGCACACTTTGGTTGAGGCGATTATCCTGGTGGTCTTGGTAATTTTCGTCTTTCTGCAAGATTGGCGTACCACGATCATTCCCACTGTGGCGATTCCCGTTTCGCTGATTGGGACATGCGCGGCTCTCTTGGTTTTAGGATTTCAGATTAATACACTGACCTTATTTGGTTTCGTTTTAGCGATCGGGATCGTTGTTGATGATGCCATTATTGTAGTGGAGGCAGTTGCAGTCAAACTGGAGCAGGGCATGAGGCCCTTTGAGGCGGCTGTCGAAGCGATGAAGGAGTTGACTGGGGCAATCATTGCCACTTCACTTGTACTCATGGCGGTATTCATTCCTGTTGCATTCATTCCAGGCACTACAGGGATTGTCTACAAACAATTTGCGTTAACCGTTGCTTGCTCCATTGCCATTTCCACCTTCAATGCTTTAACATTCTCTCCAAGTATGGCAGCTATCCTGATGCGCCCTGCTCAGACTGCACGGGGCCCTTTGGGTTGGTTCTTTACGCAATTTAATCGGGGATTTTCTTGGTTCACACGGCGATATGTTGGGTTTGTTAGCTACCTTACCCATGTCAAGCCGATTGTAGTTGGAGTCTTCATCACTGGTTTAGTAGCAACGGTTTTAATGTACAGAGCAGTTCCTACTGGGTTTATTCCAGAGGAAGATCAGGGTTATTTCTTTGTAATTGTCCAAGGGCCAGATGGGGTTTCTTTGAAGTACACCGAATCTGTTATGGATCGGGTTGTCAAAGAAGTAACATCAGCTCCCGAAGTTAGAGCTAGTTTTATGATCAGTGGCTTTGGTTTCGATGGTAATGCTTCTAATTTGGGCATTGCCTTTGCTAACCTGAAACCCTGGAAAGAAAGAGCTAAAGAATCTCAATCTGTTTATGGGATACTTCAGAGGCTGAACAAAAAGCTCTCAGCAATTACAGAAGCTAGAGCGATCGCAGTGAATGCTCCTCCGGTTAGAGGGTTAAGTAGTACAGGTGGTTTTGAGTTTATCATTCAAGACCGAACTGGAAGTGCGCCAATTGAAACCCTAGTTGAGACTGCTAAAAAATTTATTGCAGCCGCAAATAAAAAGCCTGTTTTACAACGAGTTTTCACTCAGTTCACCGCAGACACTCCCCAATTTGACATTCAGGTAAACCGCAACCAAGCCAAAGCTCTCAATGTGGAGATTAACGACATCTTTGGAGCGTTGCAAACTTACTTGGGGTCGCAATATGTAAATAACTTTGTCCAAGGACAGCGACAGTATCGAGTATATGTCCAAGCAGATGGGGTTTTCCGCTCTAATCCAGATGATATTGGCAAACTCTATGTTCGCTCTGCAAACGGGGCGATGATTCCGTTGAGCAGTTTGGTGAAAGTTACTCCCTTTGTGGGTCCAAAAACCATCTCCCATTACAACTTGTACCGATCAATCAAAGTCCAGGGCGCTCCTGCTCCCGGTGCTAGTTCAGGAGAGGCGATTAAAGCAATGGAGCAAGTAGCAGCAGAAATGTTACCTCAAGGATTTGGTTATGAGTGGACAGGGACTTATCTCCAGGAGAAGACATCAGGGGGAGCTACAGGCTTAATTTTTGCTTTAGCGATCGTTATTGTCTTTCTGGTGTTGGCGGCTCAGTATGAAAGCTATGTTGACCCAATCATTATTTTGCTGACAGTTCCCCTAGCTGTTTTGGGAGCGATGACGGCGATTTGGCTACGTTCCAATATTTTTATGGCAGGTAGTCTCTTCCCCAAAGTAGTGGATGATATCTATTGCCAAGTGGGTCTAGTAACTTTGATTGGTCTAGCTGCAAAAAACGCGATTTTAGTTGTGGAATTTGCTAATCAGCTGCATGAGCAAGGCATGAGCTACACACGCGCGGCGGTGAAAGCGGGACAAGAGCGTCTGCGACCCATCTTAATGACTTCTTTTGCAGCGCTGTTAGGATTTTTGCCCTTGGTGATCTCTCAAGGGGCTGGAGCCAGCAGCCGTTGGTCTTTAGGAACAGCGCTCTTTGGAGGGTTGCTGCTTTCAACATTCTTGAGTTTGTTCTTGGTGCCAATTTTGTATATCCTAGTCAAGACCCTAGCTCAGGCTATATTTTCTCGGAAGCGATCGGGTGGCTCAAAACCTCCAGATTATCCTAATAAAGCTTCGGGATCTGAACATGGGGCTTTACCTGCTGGCTTAACTAAGCCAGAGACACAACTTAGGTCTCAGCAGGACGGGATAACCTGA
- a CDS encoding DUF6918 family protein → MGLSEGLLNPTKKAMVVDECCNMIEVQLASKSGMSGIALKTAFAALKGVKPGYIHYVVEQILPQCFTALDPIWSEGVQKGDPIAHLSANRSHTADALLSVTDARAKNAKRQIVRGTYEKLRGSAKKHVEEAIPDLAKVIDNYTKV, encoded by the coding sequence ATGGGACTTAGCGAAGGACTTTTGAACCCGACCAAAAAAGCTATGGTCGTAGATGAATGTTGCAACATGATAGAAGTACAGCTTGCATCCAAGTCAGGTATGAGCGGCATCGCTTTGAAAACTGCCTTCGCTGCTCTCAAAGGAGTCAAGCCAGGGTATATCCACTACGTAGTTGAGCAGATCCTGCCGCAGTGCTTCACCGCACTTGATCCCATCTGGAGTGAAGGTGTACAGAAAGGCGATCCAATTGCACACCTGAGTGCAAATCGCTCTCATACGGCAGATGCGCTACTGAGTGTCACTGATGCTAGAGCCAAGAATGCCAAGCGCCAAATCGTGCGAGGAACCTATGAAAAACTTCGCGGTTCAGCCAAAAAGCATGTAGAAGAAGCTATTCCAGACTTAGCCAAAGTAATCGATAATTACACTAAGGTTTGA
- a CDS encoding M23 family metallopeptidase, with the protein MKKLTVFRYRTYGLIGLISLTAVLSTTTSALTQLASDSPIGQTPIPASNLIWPTQGFISQGFRKYQHEGIDIAGASGTPVVAAASGTVVKAGWDNWGLGNAITIKHLDGSTTVYGHNRRLLVSKNQQVIQGQIIAEMGSTGNSTAPHLHFEVHPNGRIAVDPLRLLTSLTASVSPASKIQQVDNPNRPVSTTSVAKQVSPSLPPIGFAPISSDTKCNGVTIIDGETANIRVKVCEENGQLFYIGQLKQDPSKPIKIAALNIGKGRYRADNGSFYYLVSPERVEVWRNGTQMRSDKFYTLTKSP; encoded by the coding sequence ATGAAAAAACTTACCGTTTTTCGATACCGCACTTATGGACTAATTGGGTTAATATCTTTAACCGCCGTATTAAGTACAACTACATCTGCCCTAACACAGTTAGCAAGCGATTCCCCAATTGGGCAAACTCCTATCCCTGCTTCTAACTTAATCTGGCCGACTCAAGGGTTTATTTCTCAAGGCTTTCGCAAATATCAACATGAAGGAATTGATATTGCAGGGGCATCTGGAACTCCAGTTGTTGCTGCTGCATCGGGTACTGTTGTAAAAGCAGGTTGGGATAATTGGGGGTTAGGCAATGCCATAACTATTAAGCATCTTGACGGTAGCACTACTGTTTATGGTCATAATCGCCGTTTGCTGGTGAGCAAAAATCAACAGGTCATTCAAGGTCAAATTATTGCTGAGATGGGATCTACAGGCAATAGTACAGCACCTCATCTCCATTTTGAAGTTCATCCAAATGGTCGAATAGCAGTTGATCCCCTTCGTCTATTGACATCTTTAACTGCAAGTGTTTCCCCTGCTTCTAAAATTCAGCAAGTGGATAATCCGAACCGCCCAGTCTCGACAACCTCTGTAGCAAAGCAAGTTTCACCTTCATTGCCTCCAATAGGTTTTGCACCTATAAGCAGTGATACTAAGTGCAATGGAGTTACTATTATTGATGGTGAGACTGCAAATATTCGTGTAAAGGTGTGTGAAGAAAATGGTCAGTTATTTTATATTGGGCAGTTGAAGCAAGACCCAAGCAAGCCTATAAAAATAGCAGCTTTGAATATTGGTAAAGGCAGATATCGAGCAGATAATGGTAGTTTTTATTATTTAGTCAGCCCTGAAAGAGTGGAAGTTTGGCGAAATGGCACTCAAATGCGTTCTGACAAATTTTATACTTTAACAAAATCACCATAA
- a CDS encoding mechanosensitive ion channel family protein, translating into MSILIILAEVSLVIFVFLLLNWLVSKLFKLFTKTSILKSEDRSIKTLRRNITGLLLLACLVSCILIVGANGYLIYRGENLQQYTIAMLERIPPGFWITLGIGIAQSIGTFMLAAIALKFLKYWLKVASTSAKNLEKNTADDESIDAFFNALYHRISGGIWLWAVILCAQFLKLPATVSEYLYIALRIYLIIAVGLLILKAVAAVVDFLDALSVRYSNPDNLLRFYDRLRHLIPFLKRCLEFVIYVCMATLVIQQVQLIANIAAFGPRIIKIIGIIFISRVLFEVAYLLVEEVLFKDRNLSDIQISRRLTLVPLFRSFLQYFVYFAAIISILYTLDIDPTPILAGAGIVGIAVGLGAQTLINDIVCGFFILFENYYLVGDYIEAGKAEEKVVEGIVEAIELRTTRIRHPNGQLQIIRNGDIGPITNYSKQYIFAVVEVGVPYNSNLAHVYKVIEEVGQQLKTNDPDVLEGTQIDGVESLGESNLLLRTLTKVKPGKHLQIQRVLRKIFTDALLREGIVIPIRAESAEG; encoded by the coding sequence ATGAGTATATTGATCATTTTAGCTGAAGTCAGCCTTGTAATCTTTGTTTTTTTATTACTGAACTGGCTTGTAAGCAAGTTATTCAAGCTATTTACAAAGACCTCTATATTAAAGAGCGAAGATAGAAGTATCAAAACCTTGCGTCGGAACATTACAGGGTTGTTGTTACTTGCTTGCTTGGTGTCATGTATTTTGATTGTGGGTGCTAATGGTTATCTAATTTATCGTGGTGAAAACCTTCAACAATACACCATAGCAATGCTTGAGCGTATTCCACCAGGATTTTGGATAACTCTAGGAATTGGAATAGCTCAGAGCATTGGCACTTTCATGTTAGCGGCGATCGCACTAAAATTTCTGAAATATTGGCTGAAGGTAGCTAGCACTAGCGCCAAGAACTTAGAAAAAAATACCGCCGATGATGAAAGTATTGATGCTTTCTTTAACGCCCTCTATCACAGAATTAGTGGTGGAATCTGGCTGTGGGCTGTAATCTTGTGTGCCCAGTTTCTCAAATTGCCAGCAACGGTTTCGGAATATTTGTACATTGCACTGCGAATCTATCTAATTATTGCCGTCGGGTTGCTGATACTCAAAGCAGTCGCGGCGGTAGTTGATTTTCTCGATGCTCTCAGCGTCAGATACTCCAACCCTGATAACCTCTTAAGATTCTACGATCGCCTCCGACACCTGATACCCTTTTTAAAACGGTGTCTAGAATTTGTAATTTATGTCTGCATGGCAACATTGGTAATTCAGCAGGTGCAGTTAATCGCCAATATCGCAGCTTTTGGGCCGCGAATAATCAAGATCATCGGCATCATCTTCATTAGTCGTGTGTTGTTTGAAGTCGCTTACTTACTTGTTGAAGAGGTGCTATTCAAAGATCGGAATCTAAGTGATATTCAAATAAGTAGACGCTTGACACTCGTTCCTCTTTTTCGTAGTTTCTTACAATATTTTGTGTACTTTGCTGCTATTATCTCTATTCTCTATACTCTTGACATTGACCCAACTCCTATACTTGCAGGTGCTGGTATTGTCGGTATAGCTGTAGGTTTAGGGGCACAGACACTGATAAACGATATAGTCTGCGGCTTCTTTATTCTGTTTGAAAACTACTATTTAGTGGGTGATTATATCGAGGCTGGGAAAGCCGAAGAGAAAGTTGTCGAAGGTATTGTTGAGGCAATTGAACTCAGAACCACTCGTATTAGACATCCCAATGGTCAATTGCAGATTATTCGCAATGGAGATATTGGCCCAATTACTAATTATTCTAAACAGTATATCTTTGCAGTAGTAGAAGTTGGTGTGCCTTATAATTCCAACTTAGCCCATGTGTACAAAGTGATTGAGGAGGTAGGACAACAGTTAAAAACAAACGATCCAGATGTACTCGAAGGTACACAGATAGATGGAGTGGAAAGCCTTGGAGAATCTAACTTGTTGCTGCGGACATTAACGAAGGTGAAGCCAGGAAAACATCTTCAGATTCAACGCGTTCTTCGGAAGATTTTTACGGATGCACTACTGCGCGAAGGAATTGTAATTCCCATCCGTGCTGAAAGCGCTGAAGGTTAA
- a CDS encoding EAL domain-containing protein, whose translation MSQICSISKTCACRNVARCQTQEAGRLFLWFPVTHTLKKATSYLQQLRLEYELMHERPGLSLKCKPGQSIEIARNLAKLLAPRELKETQVLFIQGNIQPQLHDFSDIASLQRFIKLNQSDWLFEMLATERFTSYFQPIVSIKDTSQIFGYESLLRGLDEEGNLMLPTPIMELATEAGLIPQLDQIARLSAITEFSRYKVSGHIFINFAPTSLYDPAFCLSSSVEAIDTAEISHDRVVFEVVESDNPQDLTHLKAVLKYYRDAGFLVALDDLGSGYSSLNLLHQLRPDFIKLDMELIRDVHQDLYKASITEKLLEITQKLNIQTVAEGIECIEELNWLRERGANLAQGYLIAKPSAVPVTTTPHFNPITLNVASTDSKLLKRHVQHQNESERIVAAVTQRIRQSLELDEILQTTAAEVRQLFEVDRVIIYQFESDWSGLVAVESLAEECMSILGFHVMDTCFKSTRAIYFQQGNTRAIEDVETAGLSPCHLDLLRSLQIRANLVVPILQKERLWGLLIAHQCRNARQWQQSEINLFNQLAGQAAIAIQQSELYHQLQQANQELQRLACSDGLTQVGNRRCFDDTFNTQWQRLAREQGSLSLILCDVDYFKLYNDTHGHLAGDDALRQVAKVISQTVKCPADLVARYGGEEFAVILPNTDIEGAIAVAKDIQTNISALKMPHPHSQVSEFITLSLGVATITPHSQLSPATLIAAADQGLYQAKAQGRNCVVQINCQDVEPKSFL comes from the coding sequence ATGAGCCAGATATGTTCTATCTCCAAAACCTGTGCTTGTCGCAATGTTGCACGCTGCCAGACTCAGGAGGCAGGAAGGCTCTTTCTCTGGTTCCCCGTTACACATACCCTCAAAAAAGCCACCTCCTACCTACAGCAGCTTAGACTTGAGTATGAACTGATGCACGAGCGACCAGGTTTGAGTTTGAAGTGTAAACCCGGACAGTCCATAGAAATTGCCCGTAACCTGGCCAAACTACTTGCACCTAGAGAATTAAAAGAGACGCAAGTCCTTTTCATTCAAGGTAATATCCAACCTCAACTCCATGATTTTAGTGACATAGCCTCATTACAACGCTTCATTAAGTTGAACCAATCCGACTGGCTGTTTGAAATGCTGGCAACGGAACGATTCACCAGTTACTTTCAACCAATTGTCTCAATTAAGGATACATCGCAGATTTTTGGATATGAATCGCTTTTGCGGGGGCTGGATGAAGAAGGGAATTTAATGCTACCGACACCAATTATGGAGTTAGCAACCGAAGCCGGACTAATACCACAACTCGACCAAATTGCTCGCCTCAGCGCAATCACTGAATTCAGTCGGTATAAAGTGAGTGGGCATATCTTCATCAATTTTGCGCCAACATCACTTTACGATCCAGCTTTTTGCCTAAGTAGTTCAGTTGAGGCAATTGATACTGCCGAAATTTCCCACGATCGCGTTGTCTTTGAAGTTGTGGAATCAGATAATCCTCAAGATTTAACCCATCTCAAGGCAGTGCTTAAATACTACCGGGATGCTGGATTTTTAGTAGCTCTTGATGACCTTGGTTCTGGCTATTCCAGCCTAAACTTGCTGCATCAGTTACGTCCAGACTTTATCAAGCTGGATATGGAGTTAATTCGAGATGTACATCAAGACCTTTACAAAGCTTCGATTACCGAGAAGCTTTTAGAGATTACTCAAAAGTTAAACATCCAGACCGTTGCTGAAGGAATTGAGTGTATTGAGGAACTGAACTGGCTGCGAGAACGAGGTGCAAATCTTGCTCAAGGCTATTTGATTGCTAAACCTAGTGCAGTGCCTGTCACTACAACCCCTCACTTTAATCCGATCACGTTAAATGTAGCATCGACAGATTCTAAGCTGCTTAAGCGGCATGTCCAACACCAAAATGAGTCCGAGCGAATTGTCGCGGCTGTGACGCAGCGCATTCGACAATCGTTAGAGTTAGACGAGATTTTGCAAACCACAGCAGCCGAAGTGCGGCAACTGTTTGAGGTAGACCGAGTAATAATTTACCAGTTTGAGTCAGACTGGAGTGGATTAGTAGCTGTAGAATCCTTAGCAGAAGAGTGTATGTCCATTCTGGGATTTCACGTTATGGACACATGCTTTAAATCTACCCGTGCAATTTACTTTCAACAAGGTAACACCAGAGCAATCGAAGACGTTGAAACTGCTGGATTATCGCCGTGTCATCTTGACCTCCTGCGGAGTTTGCAAATCCGGGCAAACCTTGTCGTGCCTATCTTGCAGAAAGAGCGTTTGTGGGGACTATTGATTGCTCATCAATGCCGTAATGCCAGACAATGGCAGCAATCGGAGATTAACTTGTTTAACCAGTTAGCAGGACAAGCTGCGATCGCTATTCAGCAATCAGAACTTTACCACCAATTACAACAAGCAAACCAGGAATTACAGCGCCTTGCCTGTTCAGATGGTCTGACCCAAGTGGGAAATCGACGCTGCTTTGATGACACATTCAACACACAGTGGCAACGATTGGCACGAGAGCAAGGTTCGCTATCTTTGATTTTGTGTGATGTCGATTACTTTAAGCTTTACAACGATACGCATGGACATCTGGCAGGAGATGATGCCCTCAGACAGGTTGCCAAGGTAATCTCTCAAACAGTTAAATGCCCTGCTGATTTAGTTGCTCGTTATGGTGGAGAAGAGTTTGCAGTTATTTTACCGAATACTGATATTGAAGGGGCCATTGCAGTTGCAAAAGATATTCAGACCAATATTAGTGCATTAAAAATGCCTCATCCCCATTCTCAGGTCAGTGAATTCATCACTCTAAGTCTTGGTGTGGCAACCATCACTCCTCATAGCCAATTATCTCCCGCAACCTTAATTGCTGCTGCTGACCAGGGACTCTACCAGGCAAAAGCACAAGGAAGAAATTGTGTGGTGCAGATAAACTGTCAGGATGTTGAGCCTAAATCTTTCCTTTAG